From a region of the Streptomyces sp. NBC_01454 genome:
- a CDS encoding protein kinase domain-containing protein codes for MPQPLGAEDPAVVGPYRLTARLGAGGMGQVYLGESASGRRVAVKLVRAEIAADPGFRRRFRREVELAMKAGGFWTAPVVDADPDAPTPWVASQYVPGPSLAEQVAAHGPLDEAALRQLAAGLAEALQAFHRTGLVHRDLKPSNVLLLDDGPRVIDFGISKALEDDSGTALTVTGTVLGTPAYMSPEQAVGREVGEASDIFSLGSVLTFAATGRGPFGDGPTHALLFRVVHEPPVLSEVAPGVRPLIEACLAKEPAQRPRAADLAAMALGTVGRGEAPGTVDAAGSVDVAGPAEAPGQAEAPGPVGGPGGTVLASGATAGPGVAEAVTASAAGPRPRARATGVGVPTARKSSAAPRAGGPPVGRGAMLGFRAAAYASGVLTLLTYVIVLGRAVGTELAVIPVLNGFLLILYVLAALFLSSRLKASTGTKILVVLAAWLPLGTFLAERKLTRMVRAAAAG; via the coding sequence ATGCCACAGCCACTGGGTGCCGAAGACCCTGCGGTGGTCGGTCCGTACCGGTTGACGGCCCGGCTCGGGGCCGGCGGCATGGGGCAGGTGTATCTGGGCGAGTCCGCTTCGGGGCGGCGGGTCGCCGTGAAGCTCGTACGGGCCGAGATCGCCGCGGACCCCGGCTTCCGCAGGCGGTTCCGGCGGGAGGTCGAGCTGGCGATGAAGGCCGGCGGCTTCTGGACCGCTCCCGTGGTGGACGCCGACCCGGACGCGCCGACGCCCTGGGTGGCCAGTCAGTACGTGCCGGGGCCCTCGCTGGCGGAGCAGGTGGCGGCGCACGGGCCGCTGGACGAGGCGGCGTTGCGGCAGCTGGCCGCGGGACTGGCCGAGGCGCTGCAGGCGTTCCACCGCACCGGGCTGGTGCACCGCGATCTGAAGCCGTCCAATGTGCTGCTGCTCGACGACGGGCCGCGGGTCATCGACTTCGGGATCTCCAAGGCCCTGGAGGACGACAGCGGTACGGCGCTGACGGTGACGGGCACGGTGCTGGGCACCCCCGCCTATATGTCCCCCGAGCAGGCCGTGGGCCGGGAGGTGGGGGAGGCGTCGGACATCTTCTCGCTCGGGTCGGTGCTGACGTTCGCGGCCACGGGGCGGGGGCCGTTCGGGGACGGGCCGACGCATGCGCTGCTCTTCCGCGTGGTGCACGAGCCGCCGGTGCTGAGCGAGGTGGCGCCGGGGGTACGGCCGTTGATCGAGGCATGTCTGGCCAAGGAGCCGGCGCAACGGCCCCGGGCGGCGGACCTCGCGGCCATGGCACTGGGGACGGTGGGGAGGGGAGAGGCTCCGGGCACGGTCGATGCCGCAGGTTCTGTCGATGTCGCAGGGCCGGCGGAAGCCCCGGGACAGGCGGAAGCGCCGGGGCCGGTGGGTGGGCCGGGAGGGACCGTGCTCGCTTCCGGTGCAACTGCCGGGCCCGGTGTGGCGGAGGCCGTGACGGCCTCCGCCGCGGGACCGCGGCCGCGGGCCCGGGCGACGGGGGTGGGCGTGCCGACCGCCCGGAAGAGTAGTGCCGCACCGCGGGCGGGCGGGCCGCCGGTCGGGCGGGGCGCGATGCTGGGGTTCCGGGCCGCGGCCTACGCCAGCGGTGTGCTGACCCTGCTGACGTATGTGATCGTGCTGGGCCGTGCGGTGGGGACGGAGCTGGCCGTCATCCCTGTGCTCAACGGATTCCTCCTGATCCTGTACGTGCTCGCCGCTTTGTTTCTTTCCTCCCGACTCAAGGCGTCCACCGGGACGAAGATCCTGGTGGTGCTGGCGGCCTGGCTTCCGCTGGGTACGTTCCTGGCCGAGCGGAAGCTGACCCGCATGGTCCGGGCGGCGGCCGCCGGGTAG
- a CDS encoding M20/M25/M40 family metallo-hydrolase yields MTDAATIRALLPGTPRSLVDTHQDALIAGLMEYVSHPGVSATGEGFPAATDHALDEVKRAGLTPSVLVGDGGRPLVVGHRAGPAGSPHVLLYGHYDVQPAGPRERWDSDPFTPVLRDGRIWGRGTGDNKGQHYAHLQALRLFDEYAGQLPCSVTVLLDGEEEIGSPTLAATLRAHRALFDRCDLVVWSDRSVHESGEWCVSHGVRGMLRLRLRARGASRPLHSGNFGNVAPNPAWQLVQALACLKDSDGRVLVEGFDDGREPLPDADRAAFAALPLDLQQVLGDIGLSAMDPAFDGLSFYERLADRPTLTINGISTGDVARTIIPDTAEAGVDIRLTPGQDPQAVFERVAAHLRERAPEVTVTKTGGTPASRTTIDNPYTPRVAAAVSRVSGRPPLLVPAYGGTLPDWVFTEVLGVPSIGLPLANADQANHAPNENLRVDYFLDATAICMELLLELGSATGSLAHPTETEE; encoded by the coding sequence ATGACGGATGCTGCCACGATCCGCGCTCTGCTCCCCGGCACCCCGCGCTCCCTGGTGGACACGCACCAGGACGCGCTCATCGCCGGACTGATGGAGTACGTCAGCCACCCCGGCGTGAGTGCGACCGGCGAGGGGTTCCCCGCCGCGACCGACCATGCTCTCGACGAGGTCAAGCGGGCCGGACTGACGCCGTCGGTACTGGTCGGCGACGGTGGCCGGCCGCTGGTGGTCGGCCACCGCGCGGGGCCCGCCGGGTCGCCGCACGTCCTCCTCTACGGCCATTACGACGTCCAGCCGGCCGGCCCCCGCGAGCGGTGGGACTCCGACCCCTTCACCCCGGTTCTGCGGGACGGGCGGATCTGGGGGCGCGGCACCGGCGACAACAAGGGCCAGCACTACGCGCATCTGCAGGCGCTGCGCCTGTTCGACGAGTACGCCGGCCAACTGCCCTGCTCGGTCACGGTGCTGCTCGACGGTGAGGAGGAGATCGGCAGCCCCACGCTGGCGGCCACCCTGCGGGCGCACCGGGCGCTGTTCGACCGCTGTGATCTGGTCGTCTGGAGCGACCGCTCGGTGCACGAGTCCGGTGAATGGTGTGTCTCGCACGGGGTGCGCGGCATGCTCCGGCTCCGGCTGCGGGCACGGGGTGCGAGCCGGCCCCTGCACTCCGGCAACTTCGGCAATGTCGCGCCCAATCCTGCATGGCAGCTGGTCCAGGCGCTGGCCTGCCTCAAGGACTCCGACGGCCGGGTCCTCGTCGAGGGCTTCGACGACGGCCGTGAACCCCTGCCCGACGCCGACCGCGCCGCGTTCGCCGCGCTCCCGCTCGATCTGCAGCAGGTCCTGGGGGACATCGGGCTGAGCGCGATGGACCCCGCCTTCGACGGGCTGTCCTTCTACGAGCGCCTCGCGGACCGCCCCACGCTGACGATCAACGGGATCAGCACGGGTGATGTGGCCCGCACGATCATCCCCGACACCGCGGAGGCGGGCGTCGACATCCGGCTGACGCCGGGCCAGGATCCGCAGGCCGTCTTCGAGCGGGTGGCTGCGCATCTGCGGGAGCGTGCCCCCGAGGTGACAGTCACCAAGACCGGCGGCACACCGGCCTCGCGGACCACGATCGACAATCCCTATACGCCGCGGGTGGCGGCGGCCGTCTCCCGGGTCTCCGGGCGGCCCCCGCTGCTGGTACCCGCCTACGGCGGCACCCTTCCGGACTGGGTCTTCACCGAGGTCCTCGGGGTGCCCAGCATCGGCCTGCCGCTGGCCAACGCCGACCAGGCCAACCACGCGCCCAACGAGAACCTGCGCGTCGACTACTTCCTCGACGCCACCGCCATCTGCATGGAGCTCCTGCTCGAACTGGGCTCGGCCACCGGCTCCTTGGCGCATCCCACCGAAACGGAGGAGTGA
- a CDS encoding VOC family protein, whose translation MSVRRLNHAVLYVREVARSIAFYTEALGLTVDTEVPGRAAFLSAPGSLNDHDLGLFAVGTGAPGPEAGRVGLYHLAWEVGTLGELLAARDRLDEQGALLGASDHLVAKSLYAKDPDGNEFEVMWRVPREDWPGPDQPDRLLPLDLAAALDRWGPDLATGAAAGSAT comes from the coding sequence ATGTCGGTACGACGTCTCAACCACGCGGTGCTCTACGTACGCGAGGTAGCGCGGTCCATCGCCTTCTACACCGAGGCCCTCGGGCTCACGGTGGATACCGAAGTGCCGGGGCGGGCGGCGTTTCTCAGCGCTCCCGGCTCGCTCAACGATCACGACCTGGGGCTGTTCGCCGTGGGCACCGGGGCTCCCGGGCCCGAAGCGGGACGGGTCGGGCTCTACCACCTCGCCTGGGAGGTCGGCACGCTCGGCGAACTCCTCGCGGCGCGTGACCGGCTCGACGAGCAGGGCGCCCTGCTGGGCGCCAGCGATCACCTGGTCGCCAAGTCGCTGTACGCCAAGGACCCGGACGGCAACGAGTTCGAGGTGATGTGGCGGGTCCCGCGGGAGGACTGGCCGGGCCCGGACCAGCCGGACCGGCTGCTGCCGCTCGATCTGGCGGCGGCACTGGACCGCTGGGGCCCGGATCTGGCGACGGGGGCGGCGGCGGGGTCAGCCACGTGA
- a CDS encoding MFS transporter: MTTVGETGRMIAEKPLSGNRARRAVLAATAGNTLEWYDLTSYGFFAVSISKAFFPTGDATVSLMLALGTFGISYLVRPLGALVLGPYADRAGRKAGLLLTIRLMMAGTLLIAVLPTYASIGVAAPVMILLARLLQGFSAGGEFGSATAFLSEQSTDRRGYMASWQFASQGLATLLAATFGTVLSMTLSDAQLDAWGWRIPFLLGLLIGPVGYVIRRRLPETPAFVETTDEGEATTTPVRQVLSRQKLRVLLMVGAMVMSTAATYVIVYMPTYAQKVLGLPSSAGYVGAAVSGVVLTTVTPLVGHLSDRVGRIKIMLIAGAAMVVCICPLFLLLSGHPSLLVMGVVMAVLGLLKACYFGALPALMSEAFPTATRSTGLSLSYNIGVLSFGGFAPVVITWLIVTTGNHLSPGFYIMAAGVLSIAALLAARRLLALR; the protein is encoded by the coding sequence ATGACGACCGTTGGAGAGACAGGCCGGATGATTGCCGAGAAGCCCCTGAGCGGGAATCGGGCGCGGCGCGCCGTGCTCGCGGCCACGGCCGGAAACACGCTTGAGTGGTACGACCTGACCTCTTATGGCTTCTTCGCGGTTTCGATCTCCAAGGCGTTCTTTCCCACCGGCGACGCGACGGTGTCCCTGATGCTCGCCCTCGGCACCTTCGGGATCTCGTATCTGGTCCGGCCGTTGGGCGCACTCGTTCTGGGGCCCTACGCGGACCGTGCCGGACGCAAGGCCGGTCTGCTGCTGACGATCCGGCTGATGATGGCCGGCACCTTGCTCATCGCCGTGCTGCCCACCTATGCCTCCATCGGCGTTGCCGCACCGGTCATGATTCTGCTGGCCCGGCTGCTCCAGGGGTTCTCGGCGGGCGGCGAATTCGGCAGTGCGACCGCGTTCCTGTCCGAACAGTCGACGGACCGGCGAGGCTACATGGCGAGCTGGCAATTCGCCTCGCAGGGCCTGGCGACGCTGCTGGCCGCGACCTTCGGCACCGTGCTCAGCATGACGCTCTCCGATGCCCAGCTGGACGCATGGGGCTGGCGCATTCCGTTCCTCCTCGGCCTGCTGATCGGCCCGGTCGGGTATGTGATCCGCCGCCGGCTCCCGGAGACACCCGCATTCGTCGAGACCACCGACGAGGGCGAAGCCACCACGACCCCGGTCCGGCAGGTGCTCAGCAGGCAGAAGCTGCGGGTGCTGCTCATGGTCGGCGCCATGGTGATGTCCACCGCTGCGACGTATGTGATCGTCTATATGCCGACTTACGCGCAGAAGGTCCTGGGGCTGCCGTCCTCCGCGGGATACGTCGGTGCGGCCGTCTCCGGTGTGGTGCTGACGACCGTGACGCCCCTGGTCGGCCATCTCTCGGACCGGGTCGGCCGGATCAAGATCATGCTCATCGCCGGGGCCGCGATGGTGGTCTGCATCTGCCCGCTGTTCCTGCTGCTCTCGGGCCACCCGTCGCTGCTGGTCATGGGCGTGGTGATGGCGGTGCTCGGGCTGTTGAAGGCCTGCTACTTCGGCGCGCTGCCCGCGTTGATGTCCGAGGCGTTCCCGACAGCCACCCGCAGCACCGGCCTGTCCCTGAGCTACAACATCGGCGTGCTGTCCTTCGGCGGCTTCGCCCCCGTGGTCATCACCTGGCTGATCGTCACCACCGGCAATCACCTCTCGCCCGGCTTCTACATCATGGCGGCCGGCGTCCTGAGCATCGCCGCCCTGCTGGCCGCCCGGCGCCTGCTCGCCCTGCGCTGA
- a CDS encoding DoxX family protein: MTSPLSTLESTRLAVSRRDQSAAYGYDAGLLVLRLALGLTMAAHGAQKLFGWFGGPGLDGTGQFFTMSGYPAGRTMAVVAGLSETLGGLGLAAGLLTPLAAAAVVGTMVNALAVKWGGGFFAPKGVEYELLLTTGAAALALTGPGRFAADRFLPGLRVHRPVRGVVALVLAVVVAGVVLMVRK; the protein is encoded by the coding sequence ATGACGTCCCCCCTCAGCACTCTTGAGTCCACCCGCCTCGCCGTTTCGCGGCGCGACCAGTCCGCCGCGTACGGCTACGACGCCGGGCTGCTCGTGCTGCGGCTCGCGCTCGGGCTGACCATGGCGGCCCATGGCGCCCAGAAGCTGTTCGGCTGGTTCGGTGGGCCGGGGCTCGACGGGACCGGGCAGTTCTTCACGATGAGCGGCTATCCGGCCGGCCGGACGATGGCCGTCGTCGCCGGTCTGAGCGAGACGCTCGGTGGGCTCGGGCTGGCGGCCGGACTGCTCACCCCGCTCGCCGCCGCGGCGGTCGTCGGCACGATGGTCAATGCCCTGGCCGTGAAGTGGGGCGGGGGCTTCTTCGCGCCCAAGGGTGTGGAGTACGAGCTGCTGCTGACCACCGGTGCGGCGGCCCTGGCACTGACCGGGCCCGGCCGGTTCGCCGCCGACCGCTTCCTGCCCGGTCTGCGGGTCCACCGGCCGGTCCGCGGTGTGGTCGCGCTGGTGCTGGCGGTGGTCGTGGCGGGCGTGGTGCTCATGGTCCGGAAGTGA
- a CDS encoding LysR family transcriptional regulator has product MLNSPALEYFLEVVRTGSVNEASRRLLVAGSAISRQIGKLEQEIGVPLFERRPRGMVPSEAGALLAAYARRAALETDQVLAEIRGRGRLGSTVRVASSQGAAQEFLPHAMAAFRKENPGATFQLPVVSPSLATQMVHDGSADLAVTFSLAPAPDVHVIHAQRAPIQAMVRSDHPLAQRDEIHLHELLPYPVALTEEGTTNRRLFDLCCSIEGISFEPLLISSSSSALSTFVKEANAVSLIGHITVHERLRNQGLKAIAIRNPEMHLRTLQIQAMAGRQLPAVVDAFAQYLIHRLSEIEV; this is encoded by the coding sequence ATGCTGAACAGCCCGGCACTTGAGTACTTCCTCGAGGTGGTTCGCACCGGCTCGGTCAATGAGGCATCCAGGCGACTCCTGGTGGCGGGCTCGGCCATCAGCAGACAAATCGGCAAGCTTGAGCAGGAAATCGGCGTCCCACTCTTCGAGCGTCGGCCGCGCGGAATGGTACCCAGTGAGGCCGGTGCCCTTTTGGCGGCCTATGCACGCAGGGCCGCCCTGGAAACCGATCAGGTCCTCGCGGAGATCCGCGGCCGCGGCCGGCTGGGCAGCACCGTCCGGGTGGCGAGTTCACAGGGTGCCGCGCAGGAATTCCTGCCGCACGCCATGGCCGCATTCCGCAAGGAAAATCCGGGCGCCACCTTTCAACTCCCGGTGGTGAGCCCGTCATTGGCCACGCAAATGGTCCATGACGGTTCGGCCGATCTGGCGGTCACCTTCAGCCTCGCGCCCGCTCCCGACGTCCACGTCATCCATGCCCAACGGGCCCCGATCCAGGCCATGGTCAGGTCCGATCACCCGCTCGCGCAGCGGGACGAAATCCATCTGCACGAGCTGCTGCCCTATCCGGTCGCCCTCACCGAGGAAGGCACCACCAACCGCCGCCTCTTCGACCTCTGCTGCTCGATCGAGGGCATCAGCTTCGAACCCCTGCTGATCAGCTCCAGCTCCAGCGCGCTGTCCACCTTCGTCAAAGAGGCGAATGCCGTTTCGCTGATCGGCCACATCACCGTGCACGAACGGCTGCGCAACCAGGGGCTGAAGGCCATCGCCATCCGCAACCCGGAAATGCATCTGCGCACCCTCCAGATCCAGGCCATGGCCGGCCGTCAACTCCCGGCCGTCGTGGACGCCTTCGCCCAGTACCTGATCCACCGGCTTTCGGAGATCGAGGTCTAG